TCACCCGTGACAACAAGCCGCTCGGCACCTTCGAGCTCACCGGCATCGCCCCGGCTCCCCGCGGCGTGCCGCAGGTCGAGGTCACCTTCGACATCGACGCCAACGGCATCGTGCACGTGTCCGCGAAGGACAAGGGCACCGGCAAGGAGCAGTCGATGGTCATCTCCGGCGGCTCGTCGCTGCCGAAGGAGGACATCGAGCGCATGGTGCGCGAGGCCGAGGAGCACGCCGCCGAGGACAAGGCCCGCCGCGAGGCCAATGAGCGTCGCAACCAGGCCGAGCAGCTCGTCTACTCGATCGAGAAGCTCATCAAGGAGAACGACGACAAGCTCCCCGCGGACGTCAAGTCCGAGGTGCAGGCTGACGTCGATTCCCTCAAGTCGGCCCTCGCGGGTGACGACGACGAGGCCGTGAAGACCGCCTTCGACAAGCTCAACGAGTCGCAGGGCAAGCTCGGCCAGGCCATCTACGCCCAGCAGGACGCGGCCGCCGCGGCCGGTGGCGAGCAGCCGACCGCTGACCAGCCCCAGCAGGACGACGAGGACATCGTCGACGCCGAGGTCGTGGACGACGAGGACGACAAGGACAAGAAGTAACGATGACGGACCCCAAGGACAACGTGCCGAACGAGGACGAGCCCCAGGTCGAGGGCGACGCCACCAACGCGCAGGAGCCCGAGGACCTCATCGAGGCGGAGGGGCCGGACGTGGAGATCCCCACGGACGGCCCCGCCGCCGGCGGCCCGCAGGCCGACCAGGCGACGGGCGACCAGGCGGGTGCCGACGAGGCCAGCGACCTCTCCCCGGAGGACCAGGCCCTGCTCGACGACGCGGCCCGCGGCATGGAAGAGGACAAGCTGTCGCAGGCCGACCGTGACCTCGTCGCCGACATGCGCGCCGACATGCTCCGCGCGCAGGCCGAGCTGGTGAACTTCCGGAAGCGCGTCGAGCGCGACCGCGAGGCGAACCGCGACGCCGTCATCGCCGAGGTCGTCCGCGCCCTGCTGCCGGCCCTGGACGACCTGACCCGCGCCGAGGCCCACGGCGACCTGACCGAGGGCCCCATGCAGGTCATCGGGCAGAAGATCCGCGGCGGCTTCGAGAAGTTCAAGCTGGTGCAGATCGGCGAGAAGGGCGAGCTCTTCGACCCGAACGTGCACGAGGCGATCGTGCAGCTGCCCACGCCGGGTGCGACCGACCAGACCGTGGCGGACGTCGTGGAGCCGGGCTACAAGCTCGGCGACCGCGTGCTCCGTGCGGCCAAGGTCGCCGTCGCGGTCCCGGCCTGAGCAACGGCAGGAGGTAGGGATTCATGGCCAGTCAGGACTGGT
The sequence above is drawn from the Curtobacterium sp. MR_MD2014 genome and encodes:
- a CDS encoding nucleotide exchange factor GrpE → MTDPKDNVPNEDEPQVEGDATNAQEPEDLIEAEGPDVEIPTDGPAAGGPQADQATGDQAGADEASDLSPEDQALLDDAARGMEEDKLSQADRDLVADMRADMLRAQAELVNFRKRVERDREANRDAVIAEVVRALLPALDDLTRAEAHGDLTEGPMQVIGQKIRGGFEKFKLVQIGEKGELFDPNVHEAIVQLPTPGATDQTVADVVEPGYKLGDRVLRAAKVAVAVPA